A single window of Acidimicrobiales bacterium DNA harbors:
- a CDS encoding VWA domain-containing protein, which translates to MRIGFNSLARTARLLMAFAMLSVVVVVADTSVNASTALADATQTAVVSPCIDADTDGCRVITVHKVGDQDGVDTPGDIANDGIGDAGVFDGGGRVVDGSDLSGATFEITGNGITDGDDIQCTTGGDGECQFIVPDGNGYSVTEVSAPTGFNTFSTFAYGQGSGDVGDVDAYLPRAVRDDDSDRDLYFVNRRNNPALPTSCGVDVALVFDRSGSIGSSGFTENFKTAGKDFVEALSGTNSNIALISFSASATLNQNYLNVGVEDGANEIELKSDIDAIYASTGGGTNWDDAFDVVAGLATTPDLVVFLTDGNPTVYANGSGSSSTVSIIDVEEAAQSANSVKAKGSRVIAFGILPSSGGSTNPVNLATISGPTQNSDWFTSANSSALQTFLAELAVDLCAPSVSATKVVPDAQGNLVPAAGWDFTGYFDGFTTPAVPATVDSPPGLQSPIDQTTAGSGIVTWEWNQDLGTTVDFTITEDLASQAGYVLDAISCTDQNGPLADNDVTVDLDGTSVTVTVANDAIVNCQFVNRLTPAGVKIVKTAGTAADGAAFEVTGPYPADVTYTYVITNTGDTNLADIVIVDDLGTPGDGGDDVTIDSSNCTEIDDLPASGLAPDASVTCTLVLPISADTTNVATVTANPVDDQGDDRADLDDVTDDDSAVVTISASPDIAIDKTVYPGHDSGLTCQGEDLITVDLGSDVTYCFTVENTGDTDLDVGDITDTTLGVTISVDLVLSPGQSVTKFVETTVTTLTGDDDGNDGRLTNTASVSGNPVDDQGNDLPGIDDVTDDDTAAVDPTDPDIAIDKTVYLGHDSGAGCPGSELATADSGEAVTYCFTVTNTGGTYLEAVTIDDADLGIDQADMTILAGDLFLAPGESVTLYYQTAIDGDLTNTALATGNPVDAEGTDIPDVDNPTDDDDAEVVDPEPALELAKTVYVGHDDGASCSAAGGGDELVTGGAGLAVTYCFVVTNTGDTHLADVTVDDPDVPGLILVADAANVDPLPVGQSAVFYGETTIEGDLTNTATASGDPVDDEGTPIPGEDPVGDDDSAEVAEVSAAIDLDKRVFVGHDAGASCDNALKSILVGDDVDITYCFTVTNTSAGIVHLDDIVVQDSTFGWSYGDGGTDELTARADLSDTPPLAPGEAIVLFIETTGGTEDVTNDATATANPTDSEGTDLPGVEDPSDDSSAEVDVVDPDIEITKTVYFGTEDPVTGCPGSDSVVAQLGDSVTYCFVVTNTGDTHLADVTVDDPDLGINEADMTPVTGGAPLAPGESLTLAYVATVEGDLANTAVAGGTPTDPDGGEIPGAEDPSDDDTADVDEVSPSIEISKTVAAGHASDNCPGDETLTGGSGLAITYCFVVTNTGDTHLIVSEVIDGDLGVTLPLPAPSQLLAPGDSVTLRYETLLEADLVNTADVVGNPVDEQGEDLPDIDDVDDEDFAAVNLVSPSISLAKTVYAGHDGGAGCPGTELVTGPNGTEVTYCFAITNTGDVALSQLVLRDLDLEIIIVLPVTLAPGDTIVRHVTRTIDGDLLNTAVVTGVAVDGNGNTIPGTDTVRDTDTARVNEVEAVVELSKTVYAGHDAGASCTGSEEITVDAGTDVTYCFEVVNLSTGGLLLDDIRIADDTLGITEADMTILTELSDSLPLAPGERVVLFYETVADEDLVNVATATGTPTEPGGEPLTGPEPPTDTDDATVAIAVDDVEVLPEVVDRPTGPLAFTGMDSMALALFGSALAAAGAILVAATRRRRGEAT; encoded by the coding sequence ATGAGGATCGGCTTCAACTCTCTGGCCCGCACCGCCCGCCTGCTGATGGCGTTCGCCATGCTCTCTGTCGTCGTGGTCGTTGCGGACACATCGGTTAACGCCTCGACTGCACTCGCCGACGCCACCCAGACGGCGGTCGTCTCTCCCTGCATCGACGCTGACACCGACGGATGCCGCGTCATCACCGTGCACAAGGTCGGCGACCAGGACGGCGTCGACACTCCGGGCGACATCGCCAACGACGGCATCGGCGACGCCGGGGTCTTCGACGGAGGCGGTCGTGTCGTCGACGGCTCGGACCTCAGCGGAGCGACCTTCGAGATCACCGGCAACGGCATCACCGATGGCGACGACATCCAGTGCACCACCGGCGGGGACGGCGAGTGCCAGTTCATCGTGCCCGACGGAAACGGCTACTCGGTCACCGAGGTCTCCGCACCGACCGGCTTCAACACGTTCTCGACCTTCGCCTACGGGCAGGGCAGCGGCGATGTCGGCGACGTCGACGCCTACCTCCCCCGCGCCGTCCGTGACGACGACTCCGATCGGGACCTGTACTTCGTCAACCGGCGCAACAACCCGGCGCTGCCCACTTCGTGCGGGGTGGATGTTGCGCTCGTCTTCGACAGGTCCGGTTCGATCGGCTCGAGCGGGTTCACCGAGAACTTCAAGACCGCCGGCAAGGACTTCGTCGAGGCGCTGAGCGGGACCAACTCGAACATCGCGCTCATCTCGTTCAGCGCGTCGGCGACCCTGAACCAGAACTACCTGAACGTCGGCGTCGAGGACGGCGCCAACGAGATCGAACTCAAGAGCGACATCGATGCAATCTATGCGTCCACCGGCGGCGGAACGAACTGGGACGACGCCTTCGACGTCGTCGCCGGCCTCGCCACCACACCGGACCTCGTCGTCTTCCTCACCGATGGGAATCCCACGGTCTACGCGAACGGCTCGGGCAGCTCCAGCACCGTCTCGATCATCGACGTCGAGGAGGCGGCGCAGTCAGCAAACTCGGTGAAGGCGAAGGGGAGCCGAGTCATCGCGTTCGGGATCCTCCCGAGCAGCGGCGGCTCGACCAACCCGGTCAACCTCGCGACCATCTCCGGGCCCACACAGAACTCCGACTGGTTCACGTCGGCCAACTCGAGCGCGCTTCAGACCTTCCTGGCCGAACTCGCCGTCGACCTGTGCGCCCCCTCGGTGTCGGCCACCAAGGTGGTCCCCGACGCCCAGGGCAACCTGGTCCCCGCGGCCGGATGGGACTTCACCGGCTACTTCGACGGGTTCACCACACCGGCCGTCCCTGCGACGGTCGACAGCCCGCCGGGGCTCCAGTCGCCCATCGACCAGACGACTGCCGGCTCCGGCATCGTCACCTGGGAGTGGAACCAGGACCTCGGTACGACGGTGGACTTCACGATCACCGAAGACCTCGCGTCCCAGGCCGGCTACGTCCTCGACGCCATCTCGTGCACCGATCAGAACGGCCCACTCGCAGACAATGACGTGACCGTCGACCTCGACGGAACCTCGGTGACCGTCACCGTTGCCAACGATGCGATCGTGAACTGCCAGTTCGTCAACCGCCTCACACCCGCAGGAGTGAAGATCGTCAAGACCGCCGGGACCGCAGCCGACGGAGCAGCGTTCGAGGTGACCGGGCCGTACCCGGCCGACGTGACCTACACATACGTCATCACGAACACCGGCGACACCAACCTCGCCGACATCGTGATCGTCGACGACCTCGGGACTCCCGGCGACGGAGGCGATGACGTCACCATCGACTCGTCGAACTGCACCGAGATCGACGACCTCCCGGCAAGTGGCCTGGCGCCGGATGCCAGCGTGACATGCACCCTGGTCCTCCCGATCTCCGCCGACACGACCAACGTCGCGACGGTCACCGCCAACCCCGTGGACGACCAGGGCGACGATCGCGCTGACCTCGACGATGTCACCGACGACGACAGCGCAGTCGTGACCATCTCCGCCTCACCCGACATCGCGATCGACAAGACCGTCTACCCAGGCCACGACTCCGGCCTCACATGTCAGGGCGAGGACCTGATCACCGTGGACCTCGGGTCCGATGTGACCTACTGCTTCACCGTCGAAAACACCGGCGACACGGACCTCGACGTGGGCGACATCACCGATACGACGCTCGGAGTCACCATCTCCGTCGATCTCGTGCTGAGCCCCGGCCAGTCGGTCACGAAGTTCGTGGAGACGACCGTCACGACGCTCACCGGCGACGACGACGGAAACGACGGGCGCCTCACGAACACGGCATCCGTGTCCGGCAACCCCGTCGACGACCAGGGCAACGACCTCCCCGGCATCGACGACGTGACTGACGACGACACCGCGGCGGTGGACCCGACCGATCCGGACATCGCGATCGACAAGACCGTCTACCTCGGCCACGACTCCGGCGCCGGTTGCCCGGGATCGGAGCTCGCCACAGCGGACTCCGGTGAAGCCGTCACCTACTGCTTCACCGTCACCAACACCGGCGGCACCTACCTCGAGGCCGTCACCATCGACGACGCCGACCTCGGCATCGACCAGGCCGACATGACCATCCTCGCCGGCGACCTGTTCCTCGCCCCGGGCGAATCGGTCACCCTCTACTACCAGACCGCCATCGACGGCGACCTCACCAACACCGCCCTCGCCACCGGCAACCCCGTCGACGCAGAGGGGACCGACATCCCCGACGTCGACAACCCGACCGACGATGACGACGCGGAAGTCGTCGACCCGGAGCCTGCGCTCGAACTGGCGAAGACCGTCTACGTCGGCCACGACGACGGGGCTTCGTGCTCCGCCGCAGGCGGCGGTGACGAACTCGTCACCGGTGGCGCCGGGCTTGCCGTGACCTACTGCTTCGTGGTCACGAACACCGGCGACACCCACCTCGCCGACGTGACGGTGGACGATCCCGACGTGCCAGGGCTGATCCTCGTCGCCGACGCGGCCAACGTCGATCCTCTCCCCGTCGGTCAGTCCGCCGTCTTCTACGGCGAGACAACCATCGAGGGGGACCTGACCAACACCGCGACGGCGAGCGGCGATCCCGTCGATGACGAGGGCACGCCGATACCTGGCGAGGACCCGGTGGGCGACGACGACTCCGCAGAGGTCGCCGAGGTGTCGGCCGCGATCGATCTCGACAAGCGCGTGTTCGTCGGTCACGACGCAGGGGCGTCGTGTGACAACGCGCTCAAGTCGATCCTGGTGGGCGACGACGTCGACATCACCTACTGCTTCACCGTCACCAACACGAGCGCCGGAATCGTGCACCTCGACGACATCGTCGTCCAGGACTCGACGTTCGGTTGGAGCTACGGCGACGGCGGTACCGACGAGCTGACGGCGAGGGCGGACCTCTCGGACACGCCCCCGCTGGCACCCGGTGAGGCGATCGTGCTGTTCATCGAGACGACCGGTGGAACCGAGGACGTGACCAACGACGCCACGGCGACAGCGAACCCGACCGACTCCGAGGGTACGGACCTGCCCGGGGTCGAGGACCCCTCCGACGACAGCTCGGCCGAGGTCGACGTGGTCGATCCCGACATCGAGATCACGAAGACCGTCTACTTCGGCACCGAGGATCCGGTTACGGGTTGCCCCGGTAGCGACTCCGTCGTCGCCCAACTCGGGGACTCCGTCACCTACTGCTTCGTCGTGACCAACACCGGCGACACCCACCTCGCCGACGTCACGGTGGACGATCCGGACCTCGGGATCAACGAAGCGGACATGACCCCGGTCACCGGAGGCGCTCCGCTCGCGCCGGGCGAATCCCTCACCCTCGCCTACGTCGCGACCGTCGAAGGCGACCTGGCCAACACGGCGGTCGCCGGTGGAACCCCGACCGATCCCGACGGCGGGGAGATCCCCGGCGCCGAAGATCCCAGTGACGACGACACCGCTGACGTCGACGAGGTCTCTCCCTCGATCGAGATCTCGAAAACCGTCGCTGCGGGCCACGCTTCGGACAATTGCCCCGGGGACGAAACCCTGACCGGCGGTTCCGGCCTCGCGATCACCTATTGCTTCGTCGTGACGAACACGGGCGACACCCACCTCATCGTGTCCGAGGTGATCGACGGCGATCTCGGCGTCACATTGCCGCTACCGGCTCCGAGCCAGCTCCTCGCTCCGGGTGACTCGGTCACCCTGCGGTACGAGACGCTCCTCGAGGCTGACCTCGTCAACACCGCCGACGTCGTCGGCAACCCTGTCGACGAGCAGGGCGAGGACCTTCCCGACATCGACGATGTCGACGACGAGGACTTCGCAGCCGTGAACCTTGTGTCGCCGTCGATCAGCCTCGCGAAGACCGTGTACGCCGGCCACGACGGCGGAGCCGGATGCCCGGGAACCGAACTCGTGACAGGACCGAACGGCACCGAGGTGACGTACTGCTTCGCAATCACGAACACGGGCGACGTCGCCCTCTCGCAGTTGGTGCTGCGCGATCTCGACCTCGAGATCATCATCGTCCTACCGGTGACTCTCGCCCCCGGCGACACCATTGTCCGTCATGTGACCCGCACGATCGACGGCGACCTGTTGAACACCGCCGTCGTGACCGGTGTGGCCGTCGACGGCAACGGGAACACCATTCCGGGCACCGACACCGTCCGCGACACCGACACCGCGCGCGTCAACGAGGTCGAAGCCGTCGTCGAGCTGTCCAAGACCGTCTACGCCGGCCACGACGCCGGCGCGTCCTGCACCGGGTCCGAAGAAATCACGGTGGACGCCGGCACCGACGTCACGTACTGCTTCGAGGTCGTGAACCTCAGCACGGGCGGCCTCCTCCTCGATGACATCCGGATCGCCGACGACACGCTTGGCATCACCGAAGCCGACATGACGATCCTCACGGAGCTGTCGGATTCACTCCCGCTTGCTCCCGGCGAACGGGTCGTCCTGTTCTACGAGACCGTCGCCGACGAGGACCTGGTGAACGTCGCAACTGCGACGGGAACGCCGACCGAGCCCGGCGGTGAACCGCTGACCGGGCCCGAGCCACCCACCGACACCGACGACGCCACCGTCGCCATCGCAGTCGATGATGTCGAGGTTCTTCCCGAGGTCGTCGACCGTCCGACCGGTCCACTGGCGTTCACCGGCATGGACAGCATGGCGCTGGCGCTGTTCGGCTCGGCTCTGGCGGCGGCGGGGGCGATCCTCGTCGCAGCGACCCGACGCCGACGGGGTGAAGCCACCTGA
- a CDS encoding AMP-binding protein, with product MIEATHQVDRSQWADLFSERTIGSYVADAAARCADVTAIVDAGERISYGDLFDRVTRVVGGLRRLGVEPGDVALLQLPNWWEASVVIHAVARAGAVVNPVIPIYREHELSFIVDQARPRALVVPHWFRGHDHVAMIRDVLADIDVPPVVVVVRPQGPLPDGFVPFDDLLAAEPDVEDRGSAERIALLLYTSGTTADPKGVLHDHRNLDYENRSIIELFGLDETSTVLGMSPVTHVSGFLYAVLLPAMLGAKAVLLDTWDPVACRQLVDAESCRFTIGATPFLQGLVDDYVTDPGECPIAAFACGGADVPPDLVRQARRVLDAAVVRIYGSSEFSTVTCGRPDDDERIAAETDGRPIGPIECRIDHPDGHGVGELLARGPEVFGGYLDPSLNDAAFTDDGWFRTGDLASMDADGAVTIRGRLKDIIIRGGENISAKEVEDLLYGHPAVKEVAVVAMADPVMTERACAFVVPMAGESPTLADLTAYLETRHIARQKYPERLELVDELPKTASGKIQKFVLREWVRGAP from the coding sequence GTGATCGAGGCGACCCACCAGGTCGACAGGTCGCAGTGGGCCGATCTGTTCAGCGAGAGAACCATCGGCTCCTACGTCGCCGACGCCGCAGCTCGATGCGCGGACGTGACGGCGATCGTCGACGCCGGGGAACGCATCAGCTACGGCGACCTGTTCGACAGGGTCACCCGGGTGGTCGGCGGCCTGCGGCGCCTCGGGGTCGAACCCGGCGACGTCGCGCTGCTCCAGCTGCCGAACTGGTGGGAGGCGAGCGTCGTCATCCACGCGGTCGCCCGCGCCGGTGCGGTCGTCAACCCGGTGATCCCCATCTACCGGGAGCACGAGCTCTCCTTCATCGTCGACCAGGCCCGCCCGCGGGCGCTCGTCGTGCCGCACTGGTTCCGTGGTCACGACCACGTCGCGATGATCCGCGATGTCCTCGCCGACATCGACGTCCCGCCAGTCGTGGTCGTCGTTCGTCCGCAGGGTCCCTTGCCCGATGGCTTCGTCCCATTCGACGACCTGCTGGCAGCCGAGCCGGACGTCGAAGACCGGGGGAGTGCGGAGAGGATCGCGCTGCTCCTCTACACATCGGGGACGACCGCCGACCCCAAGGGCGTTCTGCACGACCATCGCAACCTGGACTACGAGAACCGCTCGATCATCGAGCTCTTCGGTCTCGACGAGACATCGACGGTCCTCGGAATGTCGCCCGTCACCCACGTCTCGGGGTTCCTCTACGCCGTGCTCCTACCCGCGATGCTGGGCGCCAAGGCGGTGCTCCTCGATACCTGGGACCCCGTCGCGTGCCGGCAGCTCGTGGACGCCGAGTCGTGTCGTTTCACGATCGGGGCGACACCGTTCCTCCAGGGGCTGGTGGACGACTACGTGACCGACCCGGGGGAGTGCCCGATCGCCGCGTTCGCGTGTGGCGGCGCCGACGTCCCACCGGATCTCGTCCGTCAGGCCCGCCGGGTCCTCGATGCCGCCGTGGTGCGGATCTACGGGTCCTCGGAGTTCTCGACGGTGACGTGTGGCCGCCCCGACGACGATGAGCGGATAGCCGCCGAGACGGACGGGCGACCGATCGGTCCGATCGAGTGCCGGATCGACCACCCCGACGGCCACGGCGTTGGGGAACTCCTCGCCCGGGGGCCCGAGGTGTTCGGCGGCTACCTGGACCCCTCGCTCAACGACGCCGCTTTCACCGACGACGGCTGGTTCCGTACCGGTGATCTCGCGTCGATGGACGCCGACGGGGCGGTCACGATCCGGGGACGGCTGAAGGACATCATCATCCGGGGTGGCGAGAACATCAGCGCGAAGGAGGTCGAGGACCTCCTGTACGGCCACCCCGCCGTCAAGGAGGTGGCGGTGGTCGCGATGGCGGACCCGGTCATGACCGAGCGTGCGTGCGCCTTTGTCGTGCCGATGGCCGGCGAATCACCGACGCTGGCGGACCTCACCGCCTATCTGGAGACCCGGCACATCGCTCGCCAGAAGTACCCCGAGCGTCTCGAGCTCGTCGACGAACTCCCCAAGACCGCCAGCGGCAAGATCCAGAAGTTCGTCCTGCGCGAGTGGGTGCGAGGGGCGCCGTAG
- a CDS encoding acyl-CoA dehydrogenase family protein, protein MTDTRVGYDDDQEQLRDAVRGFFERHSDESAVRVQMETDRGHDSDVWRLATEQLGLPSLVIPAEHGGQGYGWVELAVVMEEAGRALYGGPLLATALATTMLWSVEASDDAAALLEAIAAGRTATLVMTDGTGAHDVAGTSVAASMPADRWLLEGAASHVVDGHTAESLVVVARSDAGVGVFVVDADTPGLTVTPLSAMDLTRKQAMVTFTECPTVAIAEPGSGAAALGHLLPRAAVMLAAEQTGAMGRCLEMAVDYAKERHQFGRPIGSFQAVKHRCAEMLLRVDSARAVSWNAARAVADGDDDVALTASLAAAFCSQAFVDVAGDNIQVHGGIGFTWEHPASLYYKRAKASEALLGTPAHHRESFATAIGI, encoded by the coding sequence ATGACCGACACCCGTGTCGGCTACGACGACGACCAGGAGCAGCTGCGTGACGCCGTTCGTGGCTTCTTCGAACGGCACAGCGACGAGAGCGCCGTCCGGGTGCAGATGGAGACCGACCGTGGCCACGACTCCGACGTGTGGCGCCTCGCCACCGAACAGCTCGGACTGCCGTCGCTGGTGATCCCTGCCGAGCACGGTGGTCAGGGGTACGGGTGGGTCGAACTCGCCGTCGTGATGGAGGAGGCGGGACGCGCGCTCTACGGCGGGCCGCTGCTGGCCACCGCGCTGGCGACGACCATGCTGTGGTCGGTCGAGGCGTCTGATGACGCCGCGGCCCTGCTGGAGGCGATCGCCGCCGGGCGGACCGCGACCCTGGTCATGACCGATGGCACCGGAGCCCATGACGTGGCGGGGACCTCTGTGGCGGCGTCCATGCCGGCCGATCGCTGGCTGCTCGAAGGCGCCGCGTCACATGTCGTCGACGGACACACCGCCGAGTCCCTCGTCGTGGTGGCCCGCAGTGACGCCGGCGTCGGGGTGTTCGTCGTCGACGCCGACACCCCCGGGCTGACCGTCACGCCTCTCTCCGCGATGGATCTCACGCGCAAGCAGGCCATGGTCACCTTCACCGAGTGCCCCACCGTCGCGATCGCCGAGCCCGGCTCGGGCGCGGCAGCGCTCGGCCACCTCCTGCCCCGGGCGGCGGTGATGCTCGCGGCCGAACAGACCGGTGCGATGGGACGCTGCCTCGAGATGGCCGTGGACTACGCGAAGGAACGCCACCAGTTCGGCCGACCGATCGGTTCGTTCCAGGCGGTCAAGCACCGTTGCGCCGAGATGTTGCTGCGTGTCGACTCCGCCCGGGCTGTGTCGTGGAACGCGGCGCGGGCCGTCGCCGACGGGGACGACGACGTTGCGCTGACGGCGTCGCTGGCTGCGGCGTTCTGTTCGCAGGCTTTCGTCGACGTCGCCGGGGACAACATCCAGGTCCACGGCGGGATCGGGTTCACCTGGGAACACCCCGCGTCGCTCTACTACAAACGGGCGAAGGCCTCCGAGGCGCTTCTCGGGACCCCGGCCCATCACCGGGAGAGCTTCGCGACCGCCATCGGCATCTGA
- a CDS encoding nuclear transport factor 2 family protein: MAVIEKIFAAVGEGDVDEMARYWADDVVFEAPFSYTGTPSRTAGKQNLHERLSGSYGRVDFAFTVTETHEMADPDEWIVEYTSIGTMKETGQTYDNRYIALFRFRDGLLTLFREFYDSQKTAKAFG; the protein is encoded by the coding sequence ATGGCCGTCATCGAGAAGATCTTCGCAGCCGTCGGCGAGGGCGACGTCGACGAGATGGCGCGGTACTGGGCCGACGACGTCGTCTTCGAGGCGCCGTTCTCCTACACCGGCACACCGTCGCGCACGGCCGGGAAGCAGAACCTGCATGAACGGCTCTCCGGTTCCTACGGGCGGGTCGACTTCGCGTTCACGGTCACCGAGACCCACGAGATGGCCGACCCCGACGAGTGGATCGTCGAGTACACGAGCATCGGGACGATGAAGGAGACCGGCCAGACCTACGACAACCGCTACATCGCGCTGTTCCGTTTCCGGGACGGACTGCTCACCCTGTTCCGCGAGTTCTACGACTCCCAGAAGACGGCGAAGGCGTTCGGATGA
- a CDS encoding SDR family NAD(P)-dependent oxidoreductase: MGLLDDKVAVITASGSGMGRASALKMTAEGAHVVVADIDEAAAAETVAMAVDAGGSASAHAVDVSDVSQIADLFAAVDRDHGRLDVLFAHAGIPGPPGIADVSEEDFDRTLDINLKSMFFSVARAIPVMEKAPSGSIIMTASVTGVVGSPFAPLYSLTKGGVVVFAKSAALHLAPKIRVNVICPGPVDTPMLPRFFGREPGADVSDLMQGFLDASVPLRRPAQPTEIGDVVLFLASDMSSFVTGVTMPVDGGFLAR; the protein is encoded by the coding sequence ATGGGTCTGCTCGACGACAAGGTCGCGGTCATCACCGCCTCGGGATCGGGGATGGGGCGCGCCAGTGCGCTGAAGATGACCGCCGAGGGAGCGCACGTGGTCGTCGCCGACATCGACGAGGCCGCAGCGGCCGAGACGGTCGCCATGGCCGTCGACGCCGGGGGGTCGGCCAGCGCCCACGCCGTCGACGTCAGCGATGTCTCCCAGATCGCGGACCTGTTCGCCGCGGTCGATCGCGACCACGGTCGCCTCGACGTCCTGTTCGCCCACGCCGGCATCCCCGGCCCTCCGGGGATAGCGGACGTGTCCGAGGAGGACTTCGACCGGACCCTCGACATCAATCTCAAGTCGATGTTCTTCTCCGTCGCCAGGGCGATCCCGGTGATGGAGAAGGCGCCCAGCGGATCGATCATCATGACGGCATCGGTCACCGGGGTCGTGGGATCGCCGTTCGCGCCCCTCTACTCGCTGACGAAGGGCGGCGTCGTCGTGTTCGCCAAGTCTGCGGCGCTGCACCTCGCCCCGAAGATCCGCGTCAACGTCATCTGCCCCGGTCCGGTGGACACGCCGATGCTGCCCAGGTTCTTCGGCCGTGAACCCGGCGCCGACGTCAGCGATCTCATGCAGGGGTTCCTGGACGCCTCGGTTCCGCTGCGACGTCCCGCCCAACCCACCGAGATCGGCGACGTCGTCCTGTTCCTGGCCAGCGACATGTCGAGCTTCGTCACGGGCGTCACCATGCCCGTGGACGGTGGCTTCCTCGCCCGATGA
- a CDS encoding LLM class flavin-dependent oxidoreductase encodes MLNETKSVDHRLGGPVQFGMIIGDVPRDTDPIDQLDGLLAQVEAGQRNNLKHFVIGQHFLYGDLRWLQPIPTLARLAAEIDDDVRLGITVMLTPLYNPVVLAEELATLDIMTRGRLDIGLGLGYRSEEFDLLGVPFKQRVSRFEEGFEIMKLCWTTNEFDHHGQHWDITGATPHIHPVQRPYPPIWMGAHSRIGARRAGRVGDRFIIPPEYDIAEMRVRLGIMNHEFAKRGKTLGHQPLRRNMVVGPTTEAAQEKFVDLVKDRYLTYARKELDILDEDALAANFFDSVKDSVVADTPANAIANLTALCAALPIDPIIVKPHWPTISSEAAIEILDDLGREVIPALNEIEPMPIAEIPAALAPAADEVAAEIAAQDEKQRAKAANRNRSS; translated from the coding sequence ATGCTCAACGAGACGAAGTCCGTCGACCACCGCCTGGGAGGGCCCGTGCAGTTCGGAATGATCATCGGTGACGTGCCCCGCGACACGGACCCGATCGACCAGCTGGACGGCCTCCTGGCCCAGGTCGAGGCGGGTCAGCGCAACAACCTCAAGCACTTCGTCATCGGCCAGCACTTCCTCTACGGGGATCTCCGCTGGCTCCAGCCGATACCGACGCTGGCCCGCCTGGCCGCCGAGATCGACGACGACGTCCGCCTCGGAATCACCGTCATGTTGACCCCGCTCTACAACCCGGTCGTGCTCGCCGAGGAACTCGCGACGCTCGACATCATGACGCGGGGCCGCCTCGACATCGGGCTCGGGCTCGGCTATCGCAGCGAGGAGTTCGATCTCCTGGGCGTGCCCTTCAAACAGCGTGTCAGCCGCTTCGAAGAGGGCTTCGAGATCATGAAGCTGTGCTGGACGACGAACGAGTTCGACCACCACGGCCAACACTGGGACATCACCGGGGCCACGCCCCACATCCATCCCGTCCAGAGGCCGTACCCGCCCATCTGGATGGGGGCGCACTCGCGCATCGGGGCCCGCCGCGCCGGCCGGGTCGGCGACCGCTTCATCATCCCGCCCGAGTACGACATCGCAGAGATGCGGGTCCGCCTCGGGATCATGAACCACGAGTTCGCCAAGAGGGGCAAGACGCTGGGTCATCAGCCGCTGCGCCGCAACATGGTGGTCGGACCGACCACGGAGGCGGCCCAGGAGAAGTTCGTGGACCTCGTCAAGGACCGCTACCTCACCTATGCCCGCAAGGAGCTCGACATCCTCGACGAGGACGCTCTGGCTGCGAACTTCTTCGACTCCGTGAAGGACTCCGTCGTGGCGGACACGCCCGCCAACGCCATCGCGAACCTGACCGCGCTGTGCGCCGCCCTTCCGATCGACCCGATCATCGTCAAGCCTCACTGGCCGACGATCTCATCGGAGGCGGCCATCGAGATCCTCGACGATCTGGGCCGCGAGGTGATCCCCGCTCTGAACGAGATCGAGCCGATGCCCATCGCCGAGATACCCGCCGCGCTCGCTCCCGCCGCGGACGAGGTGGCCGCGGAGATCGCCGCCCAGGACGAGAAACAGCGGGCGAAGGCCGCCAACCGGAACCGATCGTCATGA
- a CDS encoding nuclear transport factor 2 family protein translates to MSDLETRLQWMEDRFAIQDLIVSYAIAIDDRDMDTVADLYSPDAVFDSVLGRKEGREAVVDYYDNRLAEFGATYHIPYMNSCERVSDTEATGTVLAAAELAIDGKAFVTAIRYHDHYVKGDDGKWRFRERGLEQLYAMNLEDLPDGLGSDLRKRWAGQMAAADIPENKATWTAHRAKHGLS, encoded by the coding sequence ATGAGTGACCTCGAGACGAGGCTGCAGTGGATGGAGGATCGCTTCGCGATTCAGGACCTGATCGTGTCCTATGCGATCGCCATCGACGACCGCGACATGGACACCGTGGCGGACCTGTACAGCCCCGATGCCGTCTTCGACAGCGTGCTCGGCCGCAAGGAGGGCCGCGAGGCCGTCGTGGACTACTACGACAACCGCCTGGCCGAGTTCGGCGCCACGTACCACATCCCCTACATGAACTCCTGTGAGCGGGTCTCGGACACCGAAGCCACAGGAACGGTTCTCGCAGCCGCTGAGCTGGCGATCGACGGCAAGGCCTTCGTGACGGCCATCCGCTACCACGACCACTACGTCAAGGGCGACGACGGCAAGTGGCGCTTCCGCGAACGCGGCCTCGAACAGCTCTACGCGATGAACCTCGAGGACCTCCCCGACGGTCTCGGCAGCGATCTCCGCAAGCGGTGGGCGGGTCAGATGGCCGCGGCGGACATCCCGGAGAACAAGGCCACCTGGACAGCCCACCGCGCCAAGCACGGGCTGAGCTAG